The genomic DNA TGGGGACATAGACCTTTTGTGGCTTCCATCCCGGTTTGACTGAGGAAGTGCGCTTCGCGGTTTTTTTCGGCATCACCTCGTAATTATACCAGCAGAATCTCCTTAGAACCTCGGGATACCCTTAGAGAAATGGATATCATAGGACTATCACCAAATTTGTAACCGCTAGGCACTGTAGAGCACTACCCTCCGCCACCCACTGTAAGCCAACGCGGTAATAAGGATCCCTCCGAAGCTGGTGACCCCAGAGGTGTAAGGATCTTCCTAGTCTTCTTTAACCTGCATTCAGGCAGAATCATATCAGGAGGCGTACAAAAGAGGGTGATGCTCTGGCTTCGATGTTATGTCATTCGACATAAAAACGACTCAGACAGCGTACGGATGATCACACTTGCTTGAGCTTTTATCTTCCGTAGCCGACTCATCAGCTCGAAAAATTTTGGCAGGAGGTTCGATGGTCGGACTGCACTGACAGGGTTTCCCTGAAATGCGCCGGATTGGTCTTCCATATTCAGAAACGGAATCGCATAGCGAAGTTCGACGTGGCTTGGTCGTACAACACCGCTGAGAGCCAGCATGCGAAGGGCCTTCCGTTTTTGTCGAGTGCGCGCTCTATAAACTTGAAATTGATGAAGCAGCATGCAGTGACCTCCGTTTTCATGAGCCAAACCCCGCCGCCGAGGTCAGGTCCATAGGATGCTCTTGAAATCCGTATCCAGGCTTCGTGGATGGCCGCATTGACGACAACGAACGAATACGCTTGAATCTTCAGAAGTCCCGGAAGCTCGAAGGACAAGTCGGTAAGTCTTTGCTCCGCAGAAGGGACAGGCTTTCCCAGGAATGTTCTTATAGATGGGTCCTAGCTGGTTGAGTTGCTTTTCCATTATCCGCCCCCGATCCATTAACGATGTTGTGATCGGTCTGGTGACCGAATAAGGCTACATTGGTGCGAGTGGATGATCGATTTCGGCTCACAGCTATGCAAAGCCGTACGTGACTCATATCACCCGATGATTCCCCAGGCCCAAATAGGGTGAAGGTAGATTTCTTCTGGAGGGAGAAGAAATCTCTTGCTGCTCGCGGGTGGGCATCCGCAAGCAACTACCTTCACCCAAGATTATTCCATCAAATGCTTTGATAGATGGCAAGGCCGTAGTTTTCCTAGTCTGACGACTGCTGAGCGTGGCAATCGCGGTCACGCGCGAATCATGATGTGGTCGCCTATCCTGGCTGATGTCGCTAAGTGATTTCCTTCTGAAACGACGAACTGTTTGAGCCGCGCTTGGTCCTTGGGCGAAACAAGAAGAAGGTCGATCTTAATCCACTCATTCTTGACCCACTGAACCTCGGCTAATTTGAACAGGCTATACACGTCTTCATCGGGAAACCACAGACGGAGTTTGACATAATCGCCGGGGCGTAGCTTTTCAGGGTTTAGGATGGCAGGGTGAGAGGACGATAGTTCATACACGCAGCCATCGCCTATGAGGCCGTCCGCTCCCTTTGAAAGCACACAGTCAATGCCGATTGTTGGCAGGAGTCCTGGAGGCATGCTCTCTCCTTTCATGGAAAGTCTGAATGGTGGGGAACGGTAATACAGGGGTGAGAGTGAGAGCTACTATCCTGGCAGGTGGAAGAACCGAACTAAAGAGGCATTCACTATGATTCTTCTATCGTCTGACCATCGCATGACGATTATCTCTATAATTCTATATTCACAGTACTTTATGATTATTATTTAATGTTACAAATCATATTATTTGGAAGGAGAACTATAAGTTTAATCTTTGATTGCATTTCGTCTTTGTTTGGTAAGCGGACTTTAACGACTCAGTCATGCCCATGCTTTGTCGACGGTATGTTCCGAACGGTAGAAGGCCGCTGAAAAATCAACCTCGCTCCTGGTTTAAAGGTAAGGTAATACCAGACCCATTCCGACATGACTCGGAATCGGTTCCGGAAGCCGATCAGGAAGAAAATGTGCACAACGCACCAGAGCAGCCAAGCGAAGAGCCCTGAAACATGGACCAAGCCGAACTGCGCCACGGCTTGCGCTCGGCCGATCGTCGCCAGCATGCCGCGGTCTGCGTAGACAAAGAGAGGCCGTTGATCTGGAGCGATGTCCCGATCGATGAGGTCCGCAACATACCGTCCCTGTTGCATTGCGACAGGCGCCACTCCCGGCAATGGCTTCCCATCGTGCCCCACGCAATGGGCTGCGTCACCGATGACGAAGATCCATGGATCGTCGGGAATCGTCAGATCCGGTCGGACCTTGATCCGGCCAAAGGAATCTTGTGGAGCCGAGAGAGTGTTCAGGAGGGAAGACGCTCGATTGCCCGCCGCCCAAATGACGTTCGTCGAGGGAATCCATTCCTGTCCCACCTTCACACCGTCGGCTTGGACGGCACTCACCGGGTTTCTGAGTTTGATCATCACGCCCATGCGAGTAAGCGCATGGGCTGCCTTCGCGGAAAGGTCGGCATCGAACCCCGGTAGAAGGCGTGGACCAGCCTCGACGAGAATGATGGAAAGATCTTCCACGCGCAAGTGAGGAAAGTCCGGTCCCATGGCCTTTCTGCCGAGCTCGGCCAGCGCACCGGCTAATTCAACCCCGGTCGGCCCTCCTCCAACGATGACGAATGTCAACTGGCTCCGAATGCCGGTCGAGGTTCTCCGCCGTTCCGCCTCCTCAAATGCGAGCAACATCTTTTCTCGAAGTTGGACGGCATCGGTCATCGTCTTGAGTCCGGGCGCAAACGGCTCCCATTCGTCGTGGCCGAAATAAGCGTGGCGTGAGCCCGGAGCGACAATCAAGGCATCAAAGGAAATGGGAACGCTGTCCCGAAGCTGGACTACTCGAGCGGTCCGATCGATCGCCGTCACATCATCCATCACCACACGGACATTGGGCTGTGAGCGGAAAAGCGTGCGTAACGGCCAGGCAATATCACCGGCCGACAAGGCGGCGGTGGCTACTTGATAGAGGAGGGGTTGAAAGACGTGATGATTCGTGCGGTCAATGAGGGTGACCTCGGCATGGCGTAAGGATCGCGCAACTGTTAAACCTCCGAACCCACCGCCGATAATGACGACTTGCTTGACAATCATTCTATTATACTCAGCCTATTGTACTCAGCGAAGATAGGATCTTGTCGGCTTGTTGTGGTGTATGTCTATCTTCCTGGCGCTGACGACTTGGGACATAACATCTCCACAATCTATAGCCATGTCGGACATCGAGCATGTCGCTTCCCGTTTTGCCGACTCGACGGCGCGTGAGTGAGCAATGAAGAGAAAATCGTCAAACCGACTGTCGGATCTTACGCTGACGAGATCCTTAGCTTCCAACCATGCCGTGCACTTTATCCTGCCTTACCCTAATAGGGAAAGCCCAAGAGAGTCACAATCTGACAATATTGGATTCGGATCAGCGGCGACGCTACGGAGAGGTACTTCCAACGAACAATCAGAGATGAACAAGGTGTCGGGCGAACTGGTCCGACAGTTCCCGGCGTTACGCCGCACGCCGTGATGATGAGCGATTCTCGACGGCGATGTCGCGTACGTGATCTTTGATCGGCATATCGCGCTGACCGGAAGGTTGTTCAAAGAGCAATCTCGCGCCCGGTTTGAAGGTGAGATAGTACCATGTCCATTCCGACATCACTCGTATCCGGTTCCTGAGACCGATGAGGAAGAAAATGTGGACGATACACCAGAGTGCCCAGGCCAGAGGGCCGGATGTGTGGATCGGGCCGATCTGAGCGACAGCTTGGGCGCGGCCGATCGTAGCCAACATGCCACGGTCGGTATAGGTAAACGATGGACGTTGGTCTGGATCGAGGTCCTGATTGAGCAGATCCGCAACATATCGCCCTTCTCGCATGGCAACCGGAGCGATTCCCGGTAATGGTTTGCCGTCGCGGCCAAGACAATGGGCGGCGTCGCCGATGACGAAGATCCAAGGCTCCTCCGGAATCGTCCGCTCTCGAAGTTGGACGGCATCGGTCATCGTCTTGAGTCCGGGCGCAAACGACTCCCACTCGTCGTGGCCGAAATAAGCGTGGCGTGAGCCCGGAGCGACAATCAAGGCATCAAAGGAAATAGGCGCGCTGTCCCGAAGCCGGACCACTCGAGCAATTCTATCGATCGCCACTACGTCATCCATCACCACACGGACATTCGGCTGTGAGCGGAAAAGCGTACGTAACGGCCAGGCAATATCGCTCGGAGACAACGCGGCGGTGGCCACTTGGTAGAGCAAGGGTTGGAAGACATGATGATTCGTGCGGTCGATCAGGATGACCTCAGCATCGCGGAGGAAGCGCGCCGCCGTCATGCCTCCAAACCCGCCCCCGATAATGACGATACGTTTTCGAGTCATGGTACGAATAAAGCGGCGGGCTTAGACACAATTCCACATCACACGAATAGATCTGCAAACCAGGCTACGTGGCAATAAAGAAACTGTCAAAGACTTCCTCCAAACCCGCTCGAATTTTCTCTAAGAATCGGCAAGCCAGGTATTTTCTTGAGTCCATTGTGACGATAGCCACATCGCTTAGGCGGCGGTTTTAGTACTGCTACACTTACCTCATAAGACTTTCATAGCTCGTTTATCCACGGAGAGATGAAAAGGAGTACTCCCATGGCCGTCAAAGCTCGTCACTCTATACAAATGATTGTTTCCGCCTGTTTCGCCGCCGTCCTT from Nitrospira sp. includes the following:
- a CDS encoding NADH dehydrogenase, with the protein product MIVKQVVIIGGGFGGLTVARSLRHAEVTLIDRTNHHVFQPLLYQVATAALSAGDIAWPLRTLFRSQPNVRVVMDDVTAIDRTARVVQLRDSVPISFDALIVAPGSRHAYFGHDEWEPFAPGLKTMTDAVQLREKMLLAFEEAERRRTSTGIRSQLTFVIVGGGPTGVELAGALAELGRKAMGPDFPHLRVEDLSIILVEAGPRLLPGFDADLSAKAAHALTRMGVMIKLRNPVSAVQADGVKVGQEWIPSTNVIWAAGNRASSLLNTLSAPQDSFGRIKVRPDLTIPDDPWIFVIGDAAHCVGHDGKPLPGVAPVAMQQGRYVADLIDRDIAPDQRPLFVYADRGMLATIGRAQAVAQFGLVHVSGLFAWLLWCVVHIFFLIGFRNRFRVMSEWVWYYLTFKPGARLIFQRPSTVRNIPSTKHGHD
- a CDS encoding NADH dehydrogenase, whose protein sequence is MTRKRIVIIGGGFGGMTAARFLRDAEVILIDRTNHHVFQPLLYQVATAALSPSDIAWPLRTLFRSQPNVRVVMDDVVAIDRIARVVRLRDSAPISFDALIVAPGSRHAYFGHDEWESFAPGLKTMTDAVQLRERTIPEEPWIFVIGDAAHCLGRDGKPLPGIAPVAMREGRYVADLLNQDLDPDQRPSFTYTDRGMLATIGRAQAVAQIGPIHTSGPLAWALWCIVHIFFLIGLRNRIRVMSEWTWYYLTFKPGARLLFEQPSGQRDMPIKDHVRDIAVENRSSSRRAA